Proteins co-encoded in one Arachis stenosperma cultivar V10309 chromosome 7, arast.V10309.gnm1.PFL2, whole genome shotgun sequence genomic window:
- the LOC130940434 gene encoding subtilisin inhibitor CLSI-I-like, producing MAEKDEGQGSANPPLEKPNEGLPMSYNQSVESNNPKKTSWPELVGTTSEEAKKKIKEEMGEADIQLIPPGYSVTFDFRSQRVRIYVDESDKVIRTPSIG from the exons ATGGCAGAAAAAGATGAAGGACAAGGATCAGCTAATCCTCCTCTGGAAAAGCCTAATGAGGGGTTGCCAA TGTCTTACAATCAATCTGTGGAATCAAACAATCCCAAGAAAACAAGTTGGCCGGAGCTGGTAGGCACCACTTCTGAAGAAGCAAAAAAGAAGATAAAGGAGGAGATGGGTGAGGCTGATATCCAGCTGATTCCACCGGGTTATTCTGTCACTTTTGATTTTCGATCCCAACGAGTTcgaatttatgttgatgaatctGACAAGGTCATTAGGACTCCCAGCATTGGCTAG